The sequence AGTTTTTAGATGCAGTTATGCTTCGAGAGAGCGAGGGCCCAACGGCGCTCGGTGAGTATTTAGCAGTGCCTCATGGTAAGTCCACCGCGGTTATTGAACCTACTTTTGCTTGTGCTTTTGTGAAAGATGAGTTGATGTGGCAAGGCATTGATGGTGATGAACCAGTGAATATGATCTTCTTGATTGCCATCCCGCCAGCTGAGGCCGGCTCAACGCATATGGAAGTACTGACTACGTTAACCTCTTCTCTTGTTGATGATGATTTCAGAGAGGAGCTATTGGCTGCTAATTCGACCAAACAAATTATGACGTTGTTTGGTGCTGGCGACGACAGTGTTCAACCAGACCATAACGATGAAAGCGAAGTCACTTCAGAGTCGAGTACACAACCAGACGATGAACCTGAAATGGCAAAAGATATCAGCCAGGTTACCTACCCGGTGGTTCTTGGTGTCGGGCTTCTTATTTCCGCGTTTTTGTTTCTACTGCTTTAGGTGACTTCAAACGATGAAAATAGTGATTGCACCAGATTCATTTAAAGAGTCGTTAACGGCTAAACAAGTTTGTGACGCTGTTGAGAAAGGCTTTTCTGAAGTGTTTCCACAGGCTCAATATGTTCATCTTCCTCTTGCTGATGGTGGTGAGGGAACGGTTGACATATTGATGCAAGGTTTAGAGGGCGAGATACGACTTTCGCCTGTGACCGGGCCGCTAAAGTTAGATTCACTCGACTGTGGTGTGACGGCTCAATGGGCGCTACTTGATGACGGCAGTACTGCCTTAATTGAAGTGGCGGCGGCATCAGGCTTAGACCTGCTCGATGTTTCTCAACGTAACCCTGCAGTGACCACTACCTATGGTACTGGCGAGCTAATATGTGAAGCTTTAGATCTAGGGGTGAGCAAAATAATGCTTGGCCTAGGTGGTAGTGCAACCAACGATGGCGGGGCTGGTATCGTACAGGCCTTAGGTGGAAAGCTACTGGATCGCGAAGGTAACGAATTACCGAAAGGCGGTGCTGCGCTTTCTAATCTTGCCCGCATCGATTTGTCTGGTGTTCATCCCCGTTGTAAGCAAGTGGAATTCATAGTGGCATGCGATGTTGCGAACCCACTTGTTGGGGTTAATGGAGCTAGTGAGGTGTTTGGTCCTCAAAAAGGAGCGTCTTCAAGTTTGATTGCTGAATTAGAGCGTTGTTTATCTAATTTTGCCAACGTTGCTTACTCAATAACGGGTGTCGACCGTTGTTCTAGTGCTGGGTTCGGAGCTGCGGGTGGGACCCCTTTGGGTGTCTCCTTGTTATTTGATGTTCAAATTAAGCCTGGAATTGAGATGATTTTAGATGCGTTAGACGCAGATAAGGTTCTAGAACAGGCAGAGCTGGTGATTACGGGCGAGGGTCAAATGGATAACCAAACCCTGCAAGGTAAAACGCCATTTGGCATTGCTAAGCGAGCTAAGGCGAAGTCGATTCCAGTGATTGGAATTGCAGGTTCTTTAGGTTCTGAAATCGATGATTTATACGCCACAATCGACAGTGCTTTTGCCTCCGTTCGCTCACCGCAAAGTCTTGAACAAGTGCTTCAAGAGGCGAGTATGAACGTGACTCGAACGTCTAGAAATATCGCGGCTACCCT is a genomic window of Vibrio crassostreae containing:
- a CDS encoding glycerate kinase, which encodes MKIVIAPDSFKESLTAKQVCDAVEKGFSEVFPQAQYVHLPLADGGEGTVDILMQGLEGEIRLSPVTGPLKLDSLDCGVTAQWALLDDGSTALIEVAAASGLDLLDVSQRNPAVTTTYGTGELICEALDLGVSKIMLGLGGSATNDGGAGIVQALGGKLLDREGNELPKGGAALSNLARIDLSGVHPRCKQVEFIVACDVANPLVGVNGASEVFGPQKGASSSLIAELERCLSNFANVAYSITGVDRCSSAGFGAAGGTPLGVSLLFDVQIKPGIEMILDALDADKVLEQAELVITGEGQMDNQTLQGKTPFGIAKRAKAKSIPVIGIAGSLGSEIDDLYATIDSAFASVRSPQSLEQVLQEASMNVTRTSRNIAATLKLGASMINTK
- a CDS encoding fructose PTS transporter subunit IIA — its product is MKLSNLTSENLILLDAVFDDRFAAIQALTDKIDQAGKLTNKQQFLDAVMLRESEGPTALGEYLAVPHGKSTAVIEPTFACAFVKDELMWQGIDGDEPVNMIFLIAIPPAEAGSTHMEVLTTLTSSLVDDDFREELLAANSTKQIMTLFGAGDDSVQPDHNDESEVTSESSTQPDDEPEMAKDISQVTYPVVLGVGLLISAFLFLLL